One Eubacteriales bacterium mix99 genomic window carries:
- the ylqF gene encoding ribosome biogenesis GTPase YlqF, giving the protein MTINWYPGHMAQAKKLIQENLKLVDMVIELLDARIPVSSIHPDFQSMFRDKILVMVLNKSDYADPRKTGIWIKYFEERGNAALAINSLDGQDGKRLKKMVLELADQKSREIRRRKGIHKTIRAMVVGIPNVGKSTLINRLSGAVKAKTGNRPGVTRAKQWVRVTPYFELLDTPGLLWPRLEQERTGLHLAYTGSLREEIMDQEEIACHFLKEMAGLYPELLTDRYHLKDFNKHGDELLQDIAQNRGWLDTGGIPDRERSSRQVLKEYQSGLLGRTTLEIPEEGVAGSR; this is encoded by the coding sequence TTGACAATCAACTGGTATCCCGGACATATGGCCCAGGCCAAAAAGCTGATCCAGGAGAACCTGAAGCTGGTGGATATGGTAATTGAACTGCTGGACGCCAGGATCCCGGTCAGCAGCATCCACCCGGATTTTCAAAGCATGTTCCGTGATAAAATCCTGGTAATGGTGCTGAACAAGAGCGACTATGCCGATCCGCGAAAAACAGGAATCTGGATAAAATATTTTGAAGAGCGGGGAAACGCTGCTCTTGCCATCAACTCCCTGGATGGGCAGGACGGAAAGCGTTTAAAAAAGATGGTTTTGGAACTGGCAGATCAGAAAAGCCGGGAAATCCGACGACGTAAAGGAATTCACAAGACCATCCGTGCAATGGTGGTGGGGATTCCGAACGTAGGGAAGTCCACTCTGATCAACCGGCTTTCCGGGGCGGTGAAAGCAAAAACCGGCAACCGCCCTGGCGTCACCAGGGCAAAGCAATGGGTAAGGGTTACTCCATATTTTGAATTGCTGGATACTCCCGGACTTCTGTGGCCCAGATTGGAGCAGGAAAGGACAGGTCTGCATCTGGCATATACTGGTTCCCTCCGGGAAGAGATCATGGACCAGGAGGAAATTGCCTGCCACTTTCTGAAGGAGATGGCCGGACTGTATCCGGAGCTTCTGACAGATCGGTATCACCTGAAGGATTTCAATAAGCATGGCGATGAACTTCTGCAGGATATTGCGCAAAACCGCGGTTGGCTGGATACCGGTGGGATACCGGACAGGGAGAGAAGTTCCAGGCAGGTGTTAAAGGAATATCAATCCGGGTTATTGGGCAGGACCACATTGGAGATTCCGGAGGAGGGCGTGGCAGGTTCCAGGTAA
- a CDS encoding ribonuclease HII, whose amino-acid sequence MNIHNISIPEVRSMLRKEPNPEQLLAAMEEDSRIGVKKLLVKYYRLQEALQKQREKSETMLVEERRLWAEGYALVGGMDEVGRGPLAGPVVAACVILPPDLVIEGVDDSKKLTAGKRERFYDIISDKAEAIGVGMVGPERIDEINIYQATMEAMFQAVNACRKAPQYVLIDAMHLESLSVPQLSIVGGDGKSQSIAAASIIAKVTRDRMMDKLAGTYPQYGFEQHKGYGTKQHVEAIRRYGMSPIHRRSFMKKILQGKTL is encoded by the coding sequence GTGAACATACATAATATTTCCATCCCGGAAGTCCGCAGTATGCTTCGGAAGGAACCGAATCCGGAACAGCTGCTGGCAGCAATGGAAGAAGACAGCCGTATTGGTGTGAAAAAACTTCTGGTAAAATATTACCGCCTGCAGGAAGCACTCCAAAAGCAAAGGGAAAAGTCAGAAACGATGCTAGTTGAAGAGAGACGGTTATGGGCCGAAGGGTACGCTCTTGTTGGAGGAATGGATGAGGTTGGACGCGGGCCTCTGGCAGGACCGGTTGTTGCAGCGTGTGTTATTTTGCCTCCGGATCTGGTCATTGAAGGAGTGGATGACTCCAAAAAGCTTACCGCCGGCAAACGGGAAAGATTTTATGATATCATTTCTGACAAGGCGGAGGCAATCGGAGTTGGCATGGTCGGTCCGGAGCGAATCGATGAAATCAATATCTACCAGGCAACCATGGAGGCCATGTTCCAGGCTGTGAATGCCTGCAGAAAAGCGCCGCAGTATGTTCTGATTGATGCCATGCACCTGGAATCCCTGTCTGTCCCTCAACTGTCCATTGTAGGCGGGGATGGAAAGTCCCAGTCCATTGCGGCTGCTTCCATTATTGCAAAGGTTACACGGGACCGGATGATGGACAAGCTGGCAGGAACCTATCCGCAATATGGTTTTGAGCAGCATAAGGGTTACGGCACAAAACAACATGTGGAGGCGATCCGGCGATATGGCATGTCACCCATCCATCGCCGGAGCTTCATGAAGAAGATCCTGCAGGGAAAGACTCTGTAA
- a CDS encoding YifB family Mg chelatase-like AAA ATPase: MLAKVKSSGLFGINGYIVDIEVDIANGLPGFEIVGLADTAVKESRERVRSAIKNSGFDFPVKRITVNMAPSDTKKEGSAYDLAIAVGILKATGQITESPDFRPVYLGELSLDGSIRPVNGVLPMLLSVSDTEHKTVLSTANAPEAIHVKAMSVYPFDHLRDLVSALNQEGTLRPWQPDREALPEHPVPALEDYSDVKGQEGAKRALKIAAAGGHNILMIGSPGTGKTMLAKRLPSILPDLTYPEALEITRIYSAAALLDPSKGLIRTRPFRAPHHTVSRIALVGGGRVPKPGEISLAHHGVLFLDELPEYKREALEVLRQPLEDGYITVSRAQGSVSFPSKFMLVGSMNPCPCGYFRSIDPSHECNCTPHQISRYLDRISGPLLDRFDMHIEVDPVSFEKLTGKREGENSREMKGCVDKARAIQLQRYHKKGIFSNAQLSSRQIDTYCKLTDSQKLMIKDAFRVLSLSARAYDRILRVARTIADLGGEENIQDAHLAEAIQYRSLDRQYWG; encoded by the coding sequence ATGCTGGCCAAGGTAAAAAGTTCCGGACTGTTTGGCATCAATGGGTACATTGTGGATATTGAAGTGGATATTGCCAATGGACTGCCTGGATTTGAGATTGTCGGTCTGGCGGATACCGCAGTGAAGGAATCCAGGGAACGGGTTCGTTCTGCCATCAAGAACAGTGGCTTTGATTTTCCGGTAAAACGCATTACGGTCAATATGGCTCCCAGTGATACGAAAAAAGAAGGCTCTGCTTATGATCTGGCCATTGCAGTCGGTATTCTGAAGGCAACCGGTCAGATTACGGAGAGTCCGGATTTCCGCCCGGTTTATTTGGGGGAATTGTCCCTGGATGGATCCATTCGGCCGGTAAACGGCGTTTTGCCTATGCTGCTGTCGGTATCCGATACGGAGCATAAAACGGTTCTTTCCACGGCAAATGCTCCGGAAGCAATCCATGTCAAAGCGATGAGCGTATATCCCTTTGATCATCTCAGGGATCTGGTGTCTGCGTTGAATCAAGAAGGAACCCTTCGTCCCTGGCAACCCGACAGGGAAGCCCTGCCGGAACATCCGGTTCCTGCCCTGGAGGATTATTCTGATGTAAAAGGTCAGGAAGGAGCCAAAAGGGCTTTAAAGATCGCCGCAGCCGGTGGTCACAATATTCTGATGATCGGAAGCCCCGGAACCGGAAAAACCATGCTGGCCAAGAGACTGCCTTCCATTCTGCCGGATCTGACTTATCCCGAAGCCCTTGAGATCACCAGGATTTACAGCGCTGCTGCCTTATTGGATCCTTCGAAGGGATTGATCCGAACCAGACCTTTTCGGGCCCCTCATCATACGGTTTCTCGAATTGCCCTCGTCGGTGGAGGAAGAGTGCCCAAGCCAGGGGAAATCAGCCTGGCGCATCATGGAGTTCTTTTCCTGGATGAACTTCCGGAATATAAAAGGGAGGCGCTGGAAGTTCTCCGGCAGCCTTTGGAAGATGGTTATATTACCGTGTCCCGGGCACAGGGGAGTGTTTCTTTCCCCTCCAAATTCATGCTGGTTGGGAGCATGAATCCATGTCCCTGTGGCTATTTTCGTTCAATTGACCCGTCTCATGAGTGCAATTGCACTCCCCACCAAATTTCACGATATCTGGATAGGATTTCCGGCCCTCTTCTGGATCGTTTTGACATGCATATTGAAGTGGATCCCGTCAGTTTTGAAAAACTGACCGGCAAGCGGGAAGGAGAAAATTCCCGGGAAATGAAGGGGTGCGTTGACAAAGCCCGGGCAATTCAGCTTCAGAGATATCACAAAAAGGGTATTTTCAGCAATGCCCAGTTAAGTTCCAGGCAAATCGATACCTATTGTAAACTGACCGACAGTCAAAAACTTATGATCAAGGATGCCTTCCGCGTTTTGTCCCTGAGTGCAAGGGCCTATGACCGTATTTTGCGTGTGGCACGGACCATAGCGGATCTGGGGGGGGAAGAAAACATACAGGACGCCCATCTGGCAGAGGCGATTCAATATCGCAGCCTGGACCGGCAATACTGGGGATGA
- a CDS encoding prepilin-type N-terminal cleavage/methylation domain-containing protein, which produces MEKQGKKIRNRKGFTLIELIVVIAILGILTAVAVPKLTGYQKKAKVSADRTTFSTLNNAIAIVAADGSITSGQVVIAVEEKTGAITVDPSGSLQGGADLIEPGAAFQLDTNKGRQFTWEISEGEITSAPAIDKNGEIANGE; this is translated from the coding sequence ATGGAAAAGCAGGGAAAGAAGATCCGAAACAGAAAGGGATTCACCCTGATTGAACTCATTGTTGTCATTGCGATTCTGGGAATTCTGACGGCAGTTGCCGTGCCGAAGCTGACAGGATATCAGAAAAAGGCAAAGGTATCAGCGGACAGGACGACATTTTCCACTTTGAACAATGCGATTGCCATAGTTGCAGCAGACGGAAGCATAACATCTGGTCAGGTTGTCATCGCGGTCGAAGAGAAGACCGGTGCGATAACGGTGGATCCATCCGGCAGTTTACAGGGCGGAGCGGACCTGATTGAACCAGGGGCGGCGTTCCAGCTGGACACCAATAAAGGGCGTCAGTTTACCTGGGAGATATCGGAGGGTGAGATCACAAGTGCTCCTGCCATCGACAAAAACGGCGAAATAGCCAACGGAGAGTAA
- the gcvT gene encoding glycine cleavage system aminomethyltransferase GcvT, translating into MDHLHKTAVYPAYGGVGAKIVNFEGWALPLQFEGILAEHQAVRKAAGVFDVSHMGEVEVAGKDASIYLNMLLSNDISRIRDGQTQYSILLNENGGAVDDVMAYRFSGQHYMIVVNAANRFKDVKWMMDHTEGYQVTVSDRSDDVAQLAIQGPKSVDLMRAFIGEEAGKIRFFRFSDSIRIQGVSCLVSRTGYTGEDGFEVYLSPDHAMKLWEDLLEAGKEFGLKPAGLGCRDTLRFEACLPLYGRELTEDITPLEADLEHFVKMEKTDFMGKKALAAQKERGLERKIAGFEIKGRGIPRSGYEIRKNGKKAGRVTTGYYSPTLEKNLGLALVDAGIAAPGNTIEVAIRGKSVPGITVETPFYKKKYQKYLPEPYFS; encoded by the coding sequence TTGGATCATCTTCACAAAACGGCTGTTTATCCTGCCTACGGAGGGGTTGGAGCAAAAATTGTTAATTTTGAAGGATGGGCACTTCCTCTTCAGTTTGAAGGGATCCTGGCGGAGCATCAGGCAGTCCGGAAAGCAGCCGGTGTATTTGATGTTTCCCATATGGGAGAAGTCGAAGTGGCAGGGAAAGATGCTTCTATTTATTTGAATATGCTTTTATCCAATGATATTTCCAGGATTCGGGACGGTCAGACGCAGTATAGCATCCTGCTCAATGAAAACGGCGGAGCAGTGGATGATGTCATGGCCTATCGTTTCTCCGGACAGCATTATATGATTGTCGTCAACGCTGCCAATCGGTTCAAGGATGTAAAATGGATGATGGATCATACGGAGGGATATCAGGTCACAGTAAGCGACCGGTCTGATGATGTTGCCCAATTGGCCATCCAGGGTCCCAAATCGGTGGACCTGATGAGAGCCTTTATCGGAGAGGAAGCAGGCAAGATCCGCTTTTTCCGCTTTTCCGATTCGATCCGTATCCAGGGAGTATCCTGTCTGGTCTCCCGGACAGGTTACACCGGAGAAGACGGCTTCGAAGTTTATTTGAGTCCGGATCATGCGATGAAGCTATGGGAGGATCTGCTGGAGGCCGGGAAGGAGTTCGGCCTGAAGCCAGCCGGCCTGGGGTGCAGGGATACGCTGCGGTTTGAAGCTTGCCTGCCGCTATATGGCAGGGAACTGACAGAAGATATAACACCGTTGGAGGCAGATCTTGAACATTTTGTAAAAATGGAGAAAACGGACTTTATGGGGAAAAAGGCCCTTGCCGCGCAGAAGGAAAGGGGTCTTGAAAGAAAGATTGCCGGCTTTGAGATAAAGGGCCGGGGAATACCGAGAAGTGGTTATGAGATCCGGAAGAATGGGAAAAAAGCAGGTCGTGTGACCACCGGTTATTATTCGCCCACCCTGGAGAAAAATCTGGGGCTGGCATTGGTGGATGCCGGAATTGCCGCTCCGGGAAATACCATCGAGGTTGCGATACGGGGAAAGTCGGTTCCCGGCATCACCGTGGAAACCCCTTTCTATAAAAAGAAATATCAGAAATATTTACCGGAACCATATTTTTCATAG
- the gcvH gene encoding glycine cleavage system protein GcvH: protein MKVLDGLYYSKDHEWVKPEGSHALVGITDHAQLGLGDVVYVELPEEGDEFQAGDPIGVVESVKAASDVYTPIAGKVIRVNGKLIDHPERINQDPYGSWLIELETTDADMEEGLLSPEEYKMWCLEEDE from the coding sequence ATGAAAGTTTTGGATGGCTTGTATTACTCAAAGGATCATGAGTGGGTCAAGCCAGAAGGCAGCCATGCCCTGGTGGGCATCACCGATCATGCACAACTGGGGCTTGGAGATGTGGTTTATGTGGAATTACCGGAGGAAGGCGATGAATTTCAGGCGGGGGATCCGATTGGCGTTGTGGAATCCGTAAAAGCGGCGTCCGATGTCTATACTCCGATTGCCGGCAAGGTCATCAGGGTCAATGGGAAGTTGATCGACCATCCGGAGCGTATCAATCAGGATCCATATGGCAGTTGGCTGATCGAACTGGAAACCACAGATGCAGATATGGAAGAGGGCTTGCTGTCCCCTGAAGAATATAAAATGTGGTGTCTTGAGGAGGATGAGTGA
- the gcvPA gene encoding aminomethyl-transferring glycine dehydrogenase subunit GcvPA, translated as MFPYLPATPEDETKILEKLGLHSAEDVFEDIPPSIRLQKDPNLERPKSELEVERILKDLCSRNLDAERAVIFLGAGSYDHYIPSTVRYVTGRSEFSTSYTPYQPEVSQGTLQAIFEYQSMICAITGMDVSNASLYDGASAAAEAARMATNRTRRRQILVSETVHPETRKVLSTFLGCHGIACEVLPVKSGVTDMEMLEEKVSRETAGVILQNPNFFGFFEDIGSAEKIIHNKKGLLILSVDPISLGLFKTPGEWGADIAIGEGQSLGNPMSFGGPYLGFLACTKSLMRKMPGRIVGQTRDTEGKRGFVSTLQTREQHIRREKATSNICSNESLNALAASVYLATMGKEGLKEVARQCYDKAHYAASILTASGKYRLLYDHPFFMEFPVVGAPSDERIHEALLREGILGGYAFQKDYPQLGHGILYCVTEKRTKQEIHNLQRILEGME; from the coding sequence ATGTTTCCCTATCTTCCTGCCACGCCGGAGGACGAAACGAAAATCCTCGAAAAACTGGGACTGCATTCGGCAGAGGACGTATTCGAAGATATCCCGCCTTCCATCCGGTTACAGAAGGATCCGAATCTGGAGAGACCCAAATCGGAGCTGGAAGTGGAACGAATCCTGAAAGATCTGTGCAGCCGGAATCTGGATGCAGAAAGGGCTGTGATATTTCTGGGCGCCGGGTCGTATGACCACTATATCCCTTCCACAGTCCGGTACGTCACCGGGAGGTCCGAGTTCTCCACATCCTATACTCCGTATCAGCCGGAAGTCAGTCAGGGGACCCTGCAGGCCATATTTGAGTATCAATCCATGATTTGCGCCATTACCGGGATGGATGTATCCAATGCGTCTCTGTATGACGGCGCCAGCGCTGCAGCTGAGGCGGCACGGATGGCAACGAACCGTACCCGGAGAAGGCAGATCCTTGTCTCGGAGACCGTTCATCCGGAGACCAGAAAAGTACTGTCCACATTTCTGGGTTGCCATGGGATTGCATGTGAAGTTCTCCCAGTGAAAAGCGGAGTGACCGATATGGAGATGCTGGAGGAGAAAGTGAGCCGGGAGACGGCAGGAGTGATCCTTCAGAATCCCAATTTTTTTGGCTTTTTCGAGGATATCGGAAGTGCGGAAAAGATCATACACAATAAAAAAGGACTGTTGATTTTGTCCGTTGATCCCATTTCATTGGGATTGTTCAAAACACCCGGGGAGTGGGGCGCGGATATTGCCATTGGAGAAGGACAGAGCCTTGGGAATCCCATGTCCTTTGGCGGACCGTATCTCGGGTTTCTGGCCTGCACAAAATCCCTTATGAGAAAAATGCCCGGCAGGATCGTTGGTCAAACCCGGGACACAGAAGGGAAAAGAGGGTTTGTTTCCACCCTGCAGACCAGAGAACAGCATATCCGACGGGAAAAAGCGACGTCCAACATTTGTTCCAATGAGTCCCTGAACGCGCTGGCTGCCAGTGTATATCTTGCCACCATGGGAAAGGAAGGTCTGAAGGAGGTTGCCAGGCAATGCTATGACAAAGCTCACTATGCCGCATCGATACTTACGGCTTCCGGCAAATACCGTCTGCTATACGATCATCCGTTTTTTATGGAGTTTCCTGTTGTCGGGGCCCCTTCGGATGAAAGGATTCACGAAGCACTGCTTCGGGAAGGAATCCTGGGCGGATATGCGTTCCAAAAGGATTACCCACAGCTTGGGCATGGGATTCTGTATTGTGTTACCGAAAAGCGGACAAAACAGGAAATTCATAACCTGCAGCGGATATTGGAGGGGATGGAATGA
- the gcvPB gene encoding aminomethyl-transferring glycine dehydrogenase subunit GcvPB, producing MKEYNKLILECSRPGRTAYRLPESDVPEFPLPDGLLREREPELPEVSEVDVIRHYTNLSRKNYAVDIGMYPLGSCTMKYNPRINEEAARMSGFSNIHPLQPAETVQGALELMAGTEKMLCELTGMSAFTLQPAAGAQGEITGLMMIRAYHRHRGDEKRRRIIIPDSAHGTNPASASMAGMEVVEVKSDEEGGMDLDALQEVLNDEVAGLMLTNPNTLGLFDKNIVKIADMVHKAGGLLYYDGANANAILGITRPGDMGFDIVHLNLHKTFSTPHGGGGPGSGPVGVADFLKEFLPTPAVVHNGKGYVLEENRPLSIGKVKSWYGNFGVVVRAYCYILSMGAEGLKAASRIAVLNANYMKEMLKDYYKLPYDRTCMHEFVLGGLKNNPYGITAKQIAKRLMDYGLHPPTTYFPLIVHEALMVEPTETESVESMEEYVQALIRIAQEAVADPDVVKTAPHTTVVKQLDEVQAARNPVVKW from the coding sequence ATGAAGGAATACAATAAACTGATTCTTGAATGTTCCAGGCCCGGCAGAACAGCTTACCGCCTGCCGGAATCCGATGTACCTGAGTTTCCCCTTCCGGACGGCCTGCTCCGGGAAAGGGAACCGGAACTGCCGGAAGTCAGTGAAGTGGATGTGATTCGGCATTATACAAATCTTTCCCGGAAAAATTATGCGGTGGATATCGGCATGTATCCTCTTGGTTCCTGTACCATGAAATATAATCCCAGGATTAATGAAGAAGCAGCCAGGATGTCCGGCTTTTCCAATATTCATCCGCTCCAGCCGGCAGAAACCGTTCAGGGTGCACTGGAATTGATGGCAGGAACGGAAAAAATGCTGTGCGAACTCACCGGAATGTCTGCATTTACCCTGCAGCCTGCCGCCGGAGCACAGGGGGAAATCACCGGCCTGATGATGATTCGGGCCTATCACCGGCACCGGGGGGACGAAAAGCGCAGGCGCATTATTATTCCGGACTCCGCACACGGAACCAATCCTGCCAGCGCCAGCATGGCCGGCATGGAAGTGGTTGAAGTAAAATCCGACGAGGAAGGCGGGATGGATCTGGATGCCCTGCAGGAGGTACTGAATGACGAGGTCGCAGGGTTGATGCTGACCAACCCCAATACTCTTGGACTTTTTGATAAAAATATCGTCAAAATAGCCGATATGGTACATAAAGCCGGGGGCCTGCTGTATTATGACGGAGCCAATGCCAATGCCATCCTGGGAATCACCAGGCCCGGGGACATGGGATTTGATATCGTTCATCTGAATTTGCATAAAACTTTTTCCACTCCCCATGGCGGCGGCGGTCCGGGCAGCGGTCCGGTGGGGGTCGCAGACTTTTTAAAGGAATTTTTGCCTACTCCGGCGGTTGTCCACAACGGGAAAGGATATGTCCTGGAGGAGAACCGGCCGTTGTCCATTGGAAAGGTAAAATCCTGGTACGGCAATTTTGGGGTAGTGGTACGTGCTTATTGCTATATTCTTTCCATGGGTGCAGAGGGGCTGAAGGCAGCCAGCCGGATCGCTGTGCTGAATGCAAATTATATGAAGGAAATGCTGAAGGATTATTATAAGCTGCCTTATGACCGGACCTGTATGCATGAATTCGTACTGGGTGGACTGAAGAACAATCCTTACGGGATTACAGCAAAGCAAATTGCAAAGCGTCTGATGGATTATGGCCTGCACCCGCCGACGACCTATTTTCCATTGATTGTACACGAAGCGCTCATGGTGGAACCTACGGAAACAGAGAGCGTGGAATCCATGGAGGAATATGTGCAGGCCCTGATCCGGATTGCACAGGAGGCAGTGGCGGACCCGGACGTGGTGAAAACGGCTCCTCATACTACGGTTGTAAAGCAGTTGGATGAGGTACAGGCAGCAAGAAATCCTGTTGTAAAATGGTAA
- a CDS encoding diguanylate cyclase: MQPKSMESFCYHAVCALNDGVIITNTQGNVLFLNRMAERMIGWKYAQAVGKPIDDILVMIDEQHLDRYLPSIPDIMRDTVKLPDYLLLINRDLNQDMVVSGKGSPVADADGSPLGIVLILYDVTLQRQREAKVRYYSFYDSLTGLYNRSFFDEELKRLDTERMLPLSLIMGDTNGLKLINDTFGHLEGDRLLKEVARVLKEVCRKEDIIARIGGDEFVMILPHVDREGAESIIRRIRENCCALSSIPIRTSISLGCATKEDSFRDIKSVFKQAEEEMYSTKLSESRSVCNEIIASIRQSLEEHADETREHGNRMKELVREMGQRMNLSAYELNQLEMLALIHDIGKIAIPKSVLFKPGTLEPEEWHIMQKHCEIGYRIAAYSPELVSLADAILSHHEHWDGKGYPQGLSGEQIPLISRILSIADAYDVLTNGRSYRKPVSSGEALREIQRCAGTQFDPGLAEIFLSMLEEEQGKQSRECFPLKSGVIRN, translated from the coding sequence ATGCAGCCCAAAAGTATGGAAAGCTTCTGTTATCATGCCGTATGTGCATTGAATGACGGCGTAATCATAACCAATACGCAGGGGAATGTCCTTTTTCTCAACCGGATGGCGGAAAGGATGATCGGCTGGAAGTATGCCCAGGCTGTCGGCAAACCAATTGACGATATTCTGGTTATGATCGATGAGCAGCATCTGGACCGTTATCTGCCCTCCATTCCGGATATCATGCGGGATACGGTGAAGCTGCCGGATTATCTTCTTTTGATCAACAGGGACCTGAATCAGGATATGGTCGTAAGCGGAAAAGGATCTCCTGTTGCAGATGCAGATGGGAGCCCCTTGGGAATTGTTTTGATTTTATACGATGTGACGCTGCAAAGACAAAGAGAAGCCAAAGTCCGGTATTATTCCTTTTATGACAGTCTGACCGGCTTATATAACCGTTCTTTTTTTGACGAAGAACTGAAAAGGCTTGATACGGAGCGTATGCTTCCTTTATCTTTGATTATGGGAGATACAAATGGCTTGAAACTGATCAACGATACCTTTGGGCATTTGGAAGGAGACCGGTTACTGAAGGAAGTGGCCAGGGTCCTGAAGGAAGTGTGCAGAAAAGAGGATATTATTGCCCGGATCGGCGGGGATGAATTTGTCATGATCCTCCCTCATGTTGACAGGGAAGGAGCCGAATCCATTATCCGGCGAATCCGGGAAAACTGCTGTGCCCTGAGTTCCATTCCCATTCGCACCAGTATCTCCCTGGGTTGTGCCACCAAGGAAGATTCCTTCCGGGATATAAAATCCGTTTTTAAACAGGCGGAAGAGGAAATGTACTCCACCAAACTAAGTGAAAGCCGTTCCGTATGCAATGAAATCATTGCTTCCATCCGTCAGTCGCTGGAGGAACATGCGGATGAAACCAGGGAACATGGCAATCGAATGAAGGAACTGGTCCGGGAGATGGGCCAGCGGATGAACCTCAGTGCCTATGAATTGAATCAGCTGGAGATGCTGGCTTTGATTCATGATATCGGTAAAATCGCCATTCCAAAATCCGTTCTTTTCAAACCTGGCACCCTGGAACCGGAGGAATGGCATATCATGCAGAAGCATTGTGAAATCGGCTACCGGATCGCAGCCTATTCACCGGAGCTCGTATCCCTGGCAGATGCTATATTGAGCCACCATGAGCATTGGGATGGGAAAGGTTATCCTCAGGGTTTGAGCGGAGAGCAGATCCCGCTGATTTCCAGGATCCTTTCCATAGCAGATGCATATGATGTTCTGACTAACGGAAGGTCCTACCGGAAACCGGTCTCATCCGGGGAAGCTCTCAGGGAAATTCAACGGTGTGCAGGGACACAATTTGATCCCGGGCTGGCTGAGATCTTTCTTTCCATGCTTGAAGAAGAACAAGGGAAGCAGTCGAGGGAATGCTTCCCTTTAAAAAGCGGGGTTATCAGGAATTGA
- the dprA gene encoding DNA-processing protein DprA produces MLPFKKRGYQELTDEKVYWIWLSSISGIGARRFYKLLKYFKSPRRLYEASKTEAEQASRILGKKCWGKIAAARNTETLEKAERILSMPEFSVLTLSSPEYPPLLKSTYDPPPVLYCKGRPFPSGMPAVAVVGSRRCSGYGRTVARRISCELAQAGVAVISGMARGIDTMAHKGALDAKSGYTAAVFGCGVDIVYPPENKSLYQSIAEWGSLFSEYPPGTGPSAGNFPARNRIISGLANGTLVIEAGQKSGALITVDFALEQGREVCAIPGNINSPYSKGTNRLLKEGARVVTSVDDILEDLDITAPVCTSRDSATRSGEAAKTGALDFFETSVYNALEDGEKGLEELIQITNLPPGQLNAILTFMEIKGIIKQLPGKIFMKQWKA; encoded by the coding sequence ATGCTTCCCTTTAAAAAGCGGGGTTATCAGGAATTGACGGATGAAAAGGTATATTGGATATGGCTCAGCTCCATATCTGGCATTGGCGCAAGACGTTTCTATAAATTGTTGAAATATTTCAAAAGCCCCCGCAGGCTTTATGAAGCCTCCAAAACAGAAGCGGAACAGGCATCCCGGATTCTGGGAAAGAAATGCTGGGGGAAAATTGCTGCCGCAAGAAATACAGAGACCCTGGAAAAGGCAGAACGGATTCTGTCCATGCCGGAATTCAGCGTGTTGACCCTTTCCAGTCCGGAATATCCTCCTTTGTTAAAATCCACTTATGATCCACCTCCTGTCCTTTATTGCAAGGGAAGGCCATTCCCATCCGGGATGCCTGCTGTTGCGGTGGTGGGTTCCCGGCGTTGCTCGGGATATGGACGGACGGTGGCACGACGCATTTCCTGTGAATTGGCTCAGGCAGGAGTTGCTGTGATCAGCGGAATGGCTCGGGGGATCGACACCATGGCGCATAAGGGCGCTTTGGATGCCAAATCCGGATATACCGCTGCTGTTTTTGGCTGCGGCGTGGATATTGTGTATCCGCCGGAAAATAAATCCCTGTATCAGTCGATAGCAGAATGGGGATCCCTGTTCAGTGAATATCCGCCGGGGACCGGGCCGTCCGCAGGCAATTTTCCGGCCAGGAACCGAATTATCAGCGGGCTCGCCAATGGGACTCTGGTGATTGAAGCAGGTCAGAAAAGTGGTGCCCTGATTACGGTGGATTTTGCCCTGGAGCAGGGACGGGAGGTCTGTGCCATTCCGGGCAATATCAACAGTCCGTACAGCAAGGGGACCAACAGGCTTCTGAAAGAAGGCGCCAGGGTGGTTACCTCTGTGGATGATATTCTGGAGGATCTGGATATCACTGCTCCTGTCTGTACCAGCAGAGATTCTGCCACACGGTCCGGCGAAGCCGCGAAAACCGGTGCTCTTGATTTTTTTGAAACCTCGGTGTATAATGCCTTGGAAGATGGAGAAAAGGGGCTGGAAGAATTGATTCAGATCACAAATCTGCCGCCCGGTCAACTCAATGCAATTTTGACATTCATGGAAATCAAGGGAATAATAAAGCAATTACCCGGAAAAATATTTATGAAACAGTGGAAGGCTTAA